The genomic interval TGTTCGTCAGCGTCTTCCACATAGAGAGCATAGGTGGTTCCATCCGAACCGTGACCAATCATCGTCATTTTTCCAGGGTATGCGAATTCGCCGTTCCCCAGGTCTCTTTTCAGGAAGTGTATGCCGTATACCGAACCGAAAACGAAATTATTGAAAATCGTCTGGTCTTCCACATCGGCGAATTTGAGCGCACTCATGTATCTTTGTACGAATCCGTACAAATCGCCGGTAGGTGCCGAATATCCTTGGCCTCCCGGAAGTCTCAAAGCGTAATGCGGATTGAATTGCATATTTCTAATAAATCCGCCTTCGGCGCCTCCTCCGACCCAGATGCCTGCTCTGAGGAGCGTGCCGCCTAAATAGTCTACATAGTGACCATCTGTTTTATAGGAAGCCAGATCTATTCCTTTATCCCCAATTGGGATCGTTAAATTGATTGCATATACACCTGCGCCTTGTCCCTGTACCAAAAACGGAGTTTTTAGCGTTAGGTTAGGGTTGTCGAGATTGACGCTGGTTATATTCGTTTGCGCAATGTTAAGTCCTCTGAGCCCAGCGTTTGCCTTAAGCTGTATGAGGGAATTTCCGTTTTCTCCCTCAGCCCCGCCGGTGTACGCTGTAAAGATCGCCGTGCCGCCGCCTTGAGTATGATGCTGTACGTCCCATGTTCCTCTGAGTTCAACACCCTCGGGAACGATGACGGGATTATTCAGTCTATATCTTCCACCAGGTAAATAGATCGTGCCGCCGCCGTGATTAGCTTTAATATAGTCAAGAGCTTCCTGCAGCTTTGCAGATATATCCACGGTCGGCACGTTGCCGGTTAACGAGCGTGGAAAGTCAAGTCTAAGCACTGCGCTTGATGTTGGTCTCGGGTGTACGTCAATATCTGTTTTTACGTCTTTCGGAATTGGTTCAAACAGATAATCAACATCATTAACGATTTGTACAGCGGTGTTATTACCGTCAGCCTTAACGTCAAGTTCAAGGTTATCGATGTGAGCGGCAAGGTTAGCGCTCTCGATGTTAAGGTTATAACCTGAATTTACCGATTTGAATGTTCCGAAGTTTGCTCCGAGCTGTGCATGTTTGTCTGCCTGTTTAAAATTGCTCTGACTGACTAATGCGTTGCCTCGGCCCAGGAAGTTCAGCGCATAATTGTCATATTCGTCGAACGTACTATCCTCAAAGGATATCACTCCGCCTCTGGCGTTGCTTACAATCGGACCTTTGAATGCAACTCCGTTGAATTGAACAGAAGTGTCGAAACGTTCGTTGAAATATACTGCCGTGTCGCCTCCGAATTCCGAGTTCGAGAGCAGCAAGCCGAAACCATTAACGTTGTCAATGTATATCCCCGTTTGGCTGTCTTCGATTTTCAATCCGTAGAACTGCGCGTTCGGTGCTTCGTCGCCGCCAGGTTCTCTTCCGATCCACATCCCCGTCTTATACCCGGAAATATTCAATCCCGAGACATATTCCCAATCTGATCGGTGCATCATGAATCCGGTAGCGTTCGCTCTTGTGTACGCTCTCGCGTCCGAAAGAGACGGTGCGCCGTCAAGACCTGAATTCGCCCAGTATTTCGGGTCAATATCAACGTTCTCGATACGCCCGATATCTGTACAGGTGTGAACCACGATGCCCTTGTAGAGAGCCGTCATATTGCTGTTCACAACATAATGCATTTCGCTCGGCAGGGAAATGAATCCTCCCCAAGCGTTTACAAGAGTTACGTTATCAAGCGTCACGCTGTTTCCGGTTCTCTGATAGAACGTCCACGGATACGGAATTCCTTTTATGTCCTCAAATTCCCCTGTCTTCTGACCATCTGCGTTCCTCTTTTCAACAGTGGTTGTAGCATTAATATCTTGATTCGGATACCATACGGAAATGTTTGTTACACCTGTGCCTTGTTCCATGTCTATGAATCTATCGGACACGTTAGCTACTTTTTTGCCGCCTGTCTGATTTTCTCTCTCGTCAGAGTCAACATACGTGTCATAATTGGCTGAATTATGTCCGGCATAGACTGCGAGAATGGTTCCGTCGATTTTACCATCGTAATCGTCCGCATCCGGATTATCCCATTCGCCACGGAGCTGTACGCCTGCCCGCAAATTTAAAACCTGTTTATATTCATAGGTTGTACTGCCTGTCGTGCTTTGAACGCTTATTGTGCCGGTAGTTTCCGTATGGAACGCAAAGGTTCCCGCCGGAATATAGACTACGCCGCCGCCGTCATTATAAGCCGCATCAATCGCCGCTTGGAAAGCCTCTCTGTTATCGAAATTAACTAAGCCTTCCGCTTCTGCCATCTCTACTGTTTTCGCACCAAAAGCGAGTACGTTAAAGTCCGATATCGCCCAATCTTTCGCGTCGTATTCCTGAACGATTGCCGCTCTCATGTGTTTTGCGTAATCATATCGACCCGGAACTGTAAGCACAAAGGTTTTAGTCTGGGTTACAGGAGCAGCTACCGGACCTCTTTTTACCGTCGCCGTAAGCGTTACCTCGCCTCCGCCGTCCGAACGGTTTGTCGGTATCACGCCTGCAGTGGTTATAAGGGTAGCAGCGGATGTCGTCCATGTAATATCCGTCATATTTTCACCCATGGACGGAAGAACTAAGTTCGTTGTCACATTAGTCTCAGAAGCATTCACGCCTTTGATTAAATCCCATGTCAGTTTATTCAGCATATCGTTTACCGCTTCCTCGTCGGTTCCGGTCCCTGTTCCGCGAACGACGATATTAAATGTTTTAACAACAGGTGTTGCCGTTCCTTTGCTTACTGTCGCCGTGAGTGTTACGGATGTATTCACTCCTTGACGAACTACTGCGCCAGTGTTGCTGTTGATCACCGTGTTATTGGTAGATGCCCACACAATGCTCGTACTCGCTGAACCCGCCTTAGCAAGATTCAAATTGGTTTCAACCAGATCCTGTCTGGTATTCGTACCCTTGATCGCGTCCCATGTCAGCGCGTCCGAAACAAGTTTTACCGCTTCTTCATCCGTTGGAGGAATTTCGGTTAGTCGTATGCTCTGTATGATTGCTCCGGCTGCACCGATCCGGAAGTGCGCACCTTGATTTTGTGCTCCTATCGCAAAATTAGCTCCGTTAAGCACACCCTTTGAAGTCACCCAAGCGTTTCCGCTTCCTGTCGCCGGAAGGCTCGCTGATCTATACGCTTCAAATCCAGAGAAACTGCCGGGATATATGGTGTTATACTGTAACGAAATACCGCCCGCTGCGCTCGGTCTCCAGTATGTGACCGCTAATTCAACCTTGTTTGCTTGCTTAAGCTTAAGGTCGTCTACAATGACGTACATAAAGTTGCCGATCTTCACAGCATCTACGCCGCTTTGAGTGACTACATCCACTGCGGTGCCGCCGTCTCCGATAAGGCTGACGCCTATGCCGTTGCCTTGTAGTCCTTTGTACGGCCCGGCCGGATCTCCACCGTCGCCGAAACCGCTTCCAATGGTATCAACGGCATCAAATGATTCAGGATCATTGAAGTCAATGAACACTTCAGCAAGTTCGTTAGTCGTACTGGCTACTGTCAAATTGAACATTTTATGAACAGGTGCTGCATTACCTTTGGTTATTTTTGCCGTAAGGGTTACGGCTTTTCCTACGTCAGGGTCGCGAGTTACACTGCCAGTTGCGGTATTTATGATATCTGCAGGTTCAGCCGACCATTCTATAGCCGTATCGTTCGCACCCGTTGTCTTAAGAGTCAACCCCGTTCTTACTTCGGATTGAATAACATTCGAATTCCTAATCGTGTCCCATGTCAGCTTATTTGCTGCGTCCGATATTGCTTGATTGTCGTCAAGATGCTCCACTTTAACTCTTGTATGCGTTCCGTCGAAAGGATATTGCGTATTTTGAGCTGTGCGTGCGAATGTATAATAGATGTTGCCTGTTGGTTTTGTAAATGAAGCAGTATAAACGCCTGTACCCAGAGTACCCGTCGTCCAATCGCCGACCGCAGGAGCGTTACCAGTGGTGTTGATTGCAAACTGCACAGCCTGACCGTTTGTTGGCGCTTCTGAAGATAACGTAACGTTGCCAGTTGACTCAACAGCTGTGGGAATTGGTTTCGGCGAATCCACGGTATTCTGAAAACGCGGGTTCTTGATATAGATGTCGCCTTGAGGCACGGATGACCATTGCATTTGCAATCTCCCCGCCTGTACCGTGTCCAAATGAACGGGATTGAAACCATTCGGAGAATTGGCTGCTGATAATTGCGCATAAACTGTAATCCATTCATTAACCTTTCCATTTTTGATTTCGTTAACATTAAGATTAAGACGCGAATTGGTGTCAAGATTGTTACCGCCACTTGCCATGGCGATCCAGTTATTGCCGCTGAGCTTTAAAAGGTCCGAATGTGTAACATACATATCAAAAACAAAATATTGATTTGCATAAGCTGATAAATCCTGATTGCCGCTGCTGGTAACAAAGCGGGCATCCCAAAGCCGTTCAACGCCGGCGCCTATTTTTCCAGCGCCCAGCTTAACCGCGTTATTTCCGTCCGGCGCAATAGCGCTGCTTGTTCCCTCTTCTATATTAGGGAAATACGTCGCAGCCCGGGCGTTGACCTCCGCCGGCACAGCTCTCACCGTCAAGGTAAAAGTTTGTGTAGCGCTTGCATTACCCTTGGTTATTGTCGCCGTGAGTACTACGGTTTTGTCTACTTCTCTATTCAATAAACGATTTACGCTTCCGGTGCTGCTTATTGCCGCATTGTCCGAAGACCATGCTACGTTAGTTGTTCCTATTGCTGTCGGAAGGCTAAGTTGTGATTTTACATCGTTATTCGAAGTATTACTGCCTTTAATCGCATCCCATGTCAGAGACGCCGCCGCCTCATTAACCAATGTTTGTTCGTCAATAGACGTTACCGTAATTCTTGAAGATGCGCCGATGAAGTTGTAACTGTTGTCTGCTTTCGCGCGCGCGAATACATAATAAGTCTGCGCTGAAGGCAATGTGGCAAATTGATGAGAATAAACATTACCGTTTTTACTTCCATCCACCCAGCCGGCTGCAGGAGCGATCCCATCTTCGCTTATTGCGAATTCCACTGCTTGCCCGCTAGCCGGTGCGTTCGCAGTTACTGTTTTTGTTGCTACATCAAGTGCGGGAGCCGTTGACGGTGAAACCGGTACGCCTAGCGTACTTTTCTGGAAACGCGGGTTTTTTATGAAAACGTCAGTGCTAGGAACATTAGTGTCCCATTGCAGATGCATGGCCAGTCTGGTTACTTTGTCTAACCAGGCGTCATTGAAATTCCCGGCTACGGCACTTGACGTCGATAACTTCGTATAGACCGTCGCCCATGTGCCCACTGCAGCATTTGTGACGCCGCTTAAATCAAGCTGGAGACGAGAATCGGCGTTGAACTTATCCGCAGCGGGATTACTGTCGCTTACGATGACGAGCCAGTTATTGCCTAGCATATTTTTAAAGCTCGCATTTGGAATATACATCTCGAAAACGAAGTATCCGTCCTTGTAAGCGGATACATCTTTTAGAGGCGCCACGCTCGGCGTGAAGAGGTTATCCCAAGGCCCCCCGCCCTTTAAGGTTCCGGTGTTTAAACTCCACGCTTTCTGTCCGTCCGGCGCATCGGCGTTTGTCGCCGTATTACCATCTGCACCTGCATTTACGGTCAAAAGAGATACGTCATCTCCCCACGCCGCGCTGACTGCCATAAGCGGAGAAAACAAAGTAAATAGCATCGCTGTCACAAGTAAAGATGCTAATAATCGTCTTTTTTTCATTCTCAAATTTCCTCCATATATCCTATTTTTTGGTTTTGAAGAGATCCCTTAACTCTTTAAAACTTCTCCACTTAAATCCTAAATTCAAAACTTTCTATGATTTTATGTAGTGCACAAAAAAAGTGATCCTTTACACCCGATATGAACCCCTCATGTGTGGCCTGACAACACTTTCCCGCTTTTATGCTAGCTGCCGCATCACCTCTACTATTCCATATGTCCAGTCTTGTAAATGCGCACCCGTCCTCAACTGACCGATGTTAGCGTTTTCACGAGATCAAAAAAATAACAAGATTCAAAGAGCGATAAGCGTACGTGCGAATAACGTAATCTCACTACTTCTTTTAACCCTGTAATAAGTTCCCGGAACACGATTTGTATATTGGGGACTTATCTTATCATACGAGTGTTGCAATAAAGTTCCAATGAGGTAGTCTTATCCTTTACGGGGGCAATATTAATTTAAGTAGATTGAATTCAATCTTGATTCCAATCCTAAATTTCAATTCCTCCTGTAATCTTCTGAAGCAAATAAGCTTCACCAAAAAAACCACTTCAGATGAAGTGGTTTGAATTAATTTTTTGGAGGAGCCTAGGGGGATTCTCACCGCTGACCTCATATCTGCCAGTGATATGCTCTCTCATGTGGGGCTATTACACTACCCCAATTTATCTAGCATTCGACGGGTAGGCGTTCCATTCATTCACGATATACACGCATCAACTCATTAAGGCTCCACCGATTCGGCTACCTTCATCGCCTCGTCGCCCGAAATCGGACCGGACACGCCATACTGAATGCCGTCAACCACCCAGAACAGCTCTGTGAACTCGGCTTGCTCGAAAATCAAGCCGTCCGCTCCACCCACTTTGGTCTGTGTGAACAGGTCCGTCGGGAACGCCGCCGGCATGCGGCTCGCGCTGAACGTCACCGTCTTATCACCCGAACCGTATGTGAAGTTTAAATCTCTGAGCGGTTGGTCCTTCATTCCCACGCCGACGATCTCAGCCAGCTTGAAGCCTTCCGGGGCGACTTGAGGCACAAGCACACTGGAACCGAAAGCTGCTTTCGCTGCCTCCGCCGTTCCTAATGGAGTTGTAATCAATTGGGACAACTCCGAACCTGTGGCTCCTCCGTTTCCTGGCGGCACGATTTCCGACGAATTATCCGTTGGCGTCGGGACTGCGGCGGGCTCTTGCAGCATCGGCAATCCCGCCACTATGACGACTGCCGCGACCAGCGCTGCCGCTCCTGCAAGCCAGGCTTTCGGAAGAACGAATCGGCGGCGGCCTCTCGCTTCCGCGGCGGCTTGTTTCCTGATCTTCTGTTTAACGCTATCGCTCAATTCCATTTTAGAAAACAACATATCATCCGACTCCTTTTGCAAATGTTGACGTAAATTACGCTCCATGTCCGTCATCGGTTGTCTCCTCCTTGCGCATTTCCCGAGCCAACGCCTCGCGCGCCCGGTGCAGTCTGTTTCTCACGGTACCCTCGGGCGACGACGTCGCTTTCGCAATTTCCCGTGTGTCCAAGTCCAGATAATAATATAAATACAAAGCCTCCTGATACGGCAGAGGCAGACGCAGCATATGCCGCAAAATCTCGCTTTTCTGCAATCTTTTAAGCGCTTCTTCTTCTACGTTGAATATCCGTCCCCGCTCCATCAGGCTGGGATCGGTCGGCTGTTCCGTAAACATCCGTACGCCCATCTTGTCCCGGCAAACGTTGATAGCGATCGTCGTCAACCAGGTTTTAACCGCGCTATCTCCACGAAACGAGTTCCAGTTGCGATAAGCGCGAAGAAATACCTCCTGACTGATATCCTCGGCAAAATGCCGATCCCCGGTATAAAAATAAGCGGTGCGCATGATCGTCGAGCCAAAGCTTTCCATCAGCTGCTCTAGAGCTTGAGTGGGATCTTTCGGGAAATTTCCCTTGTTATTCGAGCCGGCCGGCATCACTGAATCATCACCTCCACCTATTAGACGGCCTGAGCGCATTTTTCGCTGCACTTCGCTTTAAATCTGACAGTCCAATAAAGATTTCGCGAATTTGAGCTTAATTCCCCATACTCCTTCTTGCTTGAATTTATAACGATAAAAGCCACATGTACAGTATGCCTGTTGATGCGGCTTTTCGACTTCATCTTTGGTTTAAAAGATCCCCAATATCCTTTTTATACTAACACTATTTTCTCTAGATGACCTCTTCGCTGCCAGCGATGTGATCTCCCACCTAGACGTATTACACATCATAATTATTATTATTTTCGTCGTTATAGGAAGTGAATGGATGTTCGTTGACACAATAGGACTACACGTGTAGTATATGAGTTGTAGGCCTACAATTGTGATCCTTTTACATGTAACGGGAGGTTTCGAGTATGACAAAATTACCACAAATCACAGATGCAGAATGGGAAGTTATGAAAATCCTCTGGGCGAGGAAGGAATGTCCATCCAGCGAAATTGTTAAACAACTAACGGAAACAATGGACTGGAGTCCGAAGACGATTCGTACGCTGCTTAACCGTCTGGTGCAGAAAGAAGCGGTTGGAATCAACAAAGACGAATCTCGACGAGCCCAAATGTTTTATCCATTGGTTTCAGAAAATGAGTATTTGCAAAGTGAAACCAAAAGTTTTTTGCAAAAATTGTACGGTGGAGCCATTAAACCGATGCTTGCGAACTTCCTTCAGGAGAAAAAACTGACGGAACAGGAAATCAATGAGTTGAAACAATTATTCGATGATAACAAAAACGATGATAACAAATCGAAGACAGGCAAATAGCCATGACATATGTGCAGATGTATATGCAAGTGTTTTTCGACTGGGTGATTCGGGCTTCGCTGATGGCAAGTGTGCTGGTTGTTCTCATTGTCATGATCAAATGGATGCTCAGAAACAAGTTGCAGCCGAAGTGGCAATATCTCCTATGGTTTCCTGTTGTCATTCGGCTCGTATTGCCTTGGGCGCCAGAAAGCTCGTACAGCGTATACAATCTATTGCCAATGAAGCAGCAGTTGTCTAATGAATCCCTTTTAGGATCGCTCGATGATATTTCCAATCTTTATGAACGAAAGAATCAGTTGAAGAACAACGTGGATTCACCGAGCGAATGGACACTCAAAGATCCATCCGATGTCATAGTTCATTCCTCTGCGAATGTTCCTGAAAAACAAGTCCTTGCAAAACAATCGTTTGTGGATCGATTATCCAAAATAACGCTGCGAGACATCCTGTTGTTTGGTTGGTTGCTAGGGGTCATAATCTTGAGCATTGTAACGCTTATAGCCAATATCAACGTGTATAGACGAATTAAAAAACAGCCCAGTGTAACCCATCCGGCGGTATTACAAGTATTCGAGCAATGCAAGCGCCAAATGTCGGTCAAACAACCGATTCTTCTGACCGTAACAGATGCAGTGCCGAGTCCTGCGGTTTATGGGTTTATGAAACCAAGGATTTTATTATCCAGTTCGTTGATTCGTTCGATGGATGCCGATCAATTCCGTTATATTTTCAATCATGAACTGGCACATATCAAGCGCAGGGACATTGCGATGAATTGGCTCATGCATGTTCTGGTTATTTTACATTGGTTTAATCCGATAATGTGGGTTGTCTACGCACGAATGCGAGCAGATCAAGAGGTAGCCTGTGATGCATTAGCCTTGTCCTACATCCATGCTGAACACAAAGCAGCTTACGGCCAGACGATCATTAATTTGTTGGAGCATTATGCAGGAGCCCGGAGATATCCAAGTTTGGTCGGATTATCGGGTAATTACAAGCATCTCAAGAGGAGAATACTCATGATTAAACATTTCAAGAAAAATTCTATGCGCTTATCTGTACTAGGATTAGCAACGCTATTAACTGTCTGCTCATTCTCATTAGTAAATGCTCAAGGGAATACCCAATCAAATGAAACAGTGGAAGTGGCAAAGCTATCGAAGCCTGGAGGCGGCCAAATCCAAAGCCTGACAGTCAATACTGCAGAAGAAGCTACTCTCGTATTGCAGAAGTATTTTAACCTGACTGGTTTTTCACTTATAAAAGATGAAAGAGAAACTGCCACTTATGTAACCGCAGACGACAGTATGCGTGTATGGGTTGGTCAAAATAATAAAATAATTGGTATTAATGATATGAAGGCAGCTAAAGAATCAAACAAAAGCAATGAAATACAAAAAGAACAATGGATTTCAATAGACCAAAGTAAAGAGAAAGCGACTCAATTGGCTCAACAATTCTTGGACGTTAGTGTTAAAGAAGTACAAATCACAACAATAGAGCATAGCTACGCCAATGACTCACTTATTTTATTTGAAATTAGACCTTCTTCCGCAGGCAATCTTACTAGCGATGGCCGGTTTCTTGTAACAGTGGACCGATCCACTGGAGATATTACAAATATTAACCCTTTTCTGTGAATGAGCTGAACGACTAGCGGCTATCAACTGCTACCGCAAGGCCTTAGGGCAACAAATGTACAATCGGAGAACGATAGTTAAATAACCAGTGCAGCAGTCTGAACAAGACTCCATTTTGTAGACAATAAAAAAACCTATGCTGCATGGTCAAGCCCCGATTTTGTAGACATTGAAAAAAGCCCTAGGAAACAAGCTGGCGACGGTACTCAACCGGAGTCAGCTTGTTAAATACCTTTTCAAACGTTTTTAAAACCAACGAATTTTCATTGTTGAAACTCATGTGATAAGCAATAATTTCAGTATTAAACAAATCCTTAATAACGTACAGGTAAATCTTCTGATCGAACACGCGGTACTGAATAATATCCGTGACCCATTTCTGATTGGGTTTGTCTGCTGTAATATCATGATTAAGTCTATTATCCGCTACACGTCCTGCATACGGCGCCCTCTATTATCCTTAAGCCTGTACTCTCCGAGTTGCTTGTATTTACGCATCCATTTCTTAATCTGACCTTCATCTTCAATCCCCAATTCCTTTATTATCTCCCTTTTTGTTTTGCCACCTAGCTTTAGCTCGATTGCTTTTAGCTTGGTCTCCTAACTGTAACGTTTAAACTTCTGTCCTTTTGTAGCCAATTCCAAACACCCCCTAAAAT from Paenibacillus sp. FSL K6-3182 carries:
- a CDS encoding immunoglobulin-like domain-containing protein, with the translated sequence MKKRRLLASLLVTAMLFTLFSPLMAVSAAWGDDVSLLTVNAGADGNTATNADAPDGQKAWSLNTGTLKGGGPWDNLFTPSVAPLKDVSAYKDGYFVFEMYIPNASFKNMLGNNWLVIVSDSNPAADKFNADSRLQLDLSGVTNAAVGTWATVYTKLSTSSAVAGNFNDAWLDKVTRLAMHLQWDTNVPSTDVFIKNPRFQKSTLGVPVSPSTAPALDVATKTVTANAPASGQAVEFAISEDGIAPAAGWVDGSKNGNVYSHQFATLPSAQTYYVFARAKADNSYNFIGASSRITVTSIDEQTLVNEAAASLTWDAIKGSNTSNNDVKSQLSLPTAIGTTNVAWSSDNAAISSTGSVNRLLNREVDKTVVLTATITKGNASATQTFTLTVRAVPAEVNARAATYFPNIEEGTSSAIAPDGNNAVKLGAGKIGAGVERLWDARFVTSSGNQDLSAYANQYFVFDMYVTHSDLLKLSGNNWIAMASGGNNLDTNSRLNLNVNEIKNGKVNEWITVYAQLSAANSPNGFNPVHLDTVQAGRLQMQWSSVPQGDIYIKNPRFQNTVDSPKPIPTAVESTGNVTLSSEAPTNGQAVQFAINTTGNAPAVGDWTTGTLGTGVYTASFTKPTGNIYYTFARTAQNTQYPFDGTHTRVKVEHLDDNQAISDAANKLTWDTIRNSNVIQSEVRTGLTLKTTGANDTAIEWSAEPADIINTATGSVTRDPDVGKAVTLTAKITKGNAAPVHKMFNLTVASTTNELAEVFIDFNDPESFDAVDTIGSGFGDGGDPAGPYKGLQGNGIGVSLIGDGGTAVDVVTQSGVDAVKIGNFMYVIVDDLKLKQANKVELAVTYWRPSAAGGISLQYNTIYPGSFSGFEAYRSASLPATGSGNAWVTSKGVLNGANFAIGAQNQGAHFRIGAAGAIIQSIRLTEIPPTDEEAVKLVSDALTWDAIKGTNTRQDLVETNLNLAKAGSASTSIVWASTNNTVINSNTGAVVRQGVNTSVTLTATVSKGTATPVVKTFNIVVRGTGTGTDEEAVNDMLNKLTWDLIKGVNASETNVTTNLVLPSMGENMTDITWTTSAATLITTAGVIPTNRSDGGGEVTLTATVKRGPVAAPVTQTKTFVLTVPGRYDYAKHMRAAIVQEYDAKDWAISDFNVLAFGAKTVEMAEAEGLVNFDNREAFQAAIDAAYNDGGGVVYIPAGTFAFHTETTGTISVQSTTGSTTYEYKQVLNLRAGVQLRGEWDNPDADDYDGKIDGTILAVYAGHNSANYDTYVDSDERENQTGGKKVANVSDRFIDMEQGTGVTNISVWYPNQDINATTTVEKRNADGQKTGEFEDIKGIPYPWTFYQRTGNSVTLDNVTLVNAWGGFISLPSEMHYVVNSNMTALYKGIVVHTCTDIGRIENVDIDPKYWANSGLDGAPSLSDARAYTRANATGFMMHRSDWEYVSGLNISGYKTGMWIGREPGGDEAPNAQFYGLKIEDSQTGIYIDNVNGFGLLLSNSEFGGDTAVYFNERFDTSVQFNGVAFKGPIVSNARGGVISFEDSTFDEYDNYALNFLGRGNALVSQSNFKQADKHAQLGANFGTFKSVNSGYNLNIESANLAAHIDNLELDVKADGNNTAVQIVNDVDYLFEPIPKDVKTDIDVHPRPTSSAVLRLDFPRSLTGNVPTVDISAKLQEALDYIKANHGGGTIYLPGGRYRLNNPVIVPEGVELRGTWDVQHHTQGGGTAIFTAYTGGAEGENGNSLIQLKANAGLRGLNIAQTNITSVNLDNPNLTLKTPFLVQGQGAGVYAINLTIPIGDKGIDLASYKTDGHYVDYLGGTLLRAGIWVGGGAEGGFIRNMQFNPHYALRLPGGQGYSAPTGDLYGFVQRYMSALKFADVEDQTIFNNFVFGSVYGIHFLKRDLGNGEFAYPGKMTMIGHGSDGTTYALYVEDADEHTKIIAINSELVNTNITTEPNRAYVRMGDAANTAKIHQDAELVLYNSAFWGSPTVAGAIVNNGVVRLQQANFTQLPGNNPGIDVHGGKAHVYTSYFQPSKNGQNNNVYAMLRESGTSVELSNNYYASGLRNSTPAGNPYGIYGSDLLAEPFVFNLTKKGDKQQFIVKYNVGGRASAPGTLTIVSPAAYAKDFTPIKFNALAAGESVTVDLPYYAAGLITFKLQLEDGKAYTYTAKFDAAYAEKVSSAGAENPAKSAATPAFVMDTKDYVTSGTWDGPQDLSVGSRFAWDDSNLYAYIVVTDDVHFNSQTGGNIWREDNLQLGIDLRNPATNSTTRNELGFALTNDNKDVIWAWTRPTGANAPTAPITDIAAKITRDEETKTTIYDLKIPFNTVHNNPASELTNGRVGISIMLNESDSSRESDSTRSTFEVESGQLKNSSSFTDVYLLGAGKYNEMLEASASAAVSKALASGSAADIAIARNFVTIMADGEVKTDLLSKIKPIVQDSEISKAAAEFDLNPSKQQAIAIKLELKGNTLTAIKNGSTQLQAGTDYVVNSDQITFTTAYLAKLQKGTAKLTFEFSAGQPQVLTITVVDTTPDNNNGGNNGGNNGSNTGGNQENQIELKDIAGHWAEAAIRKAVTKGFVVGYKDQTFKPNAAVTRAEFAVMLSRALTVQSDGKQHAFNDEADIAPWAKEALEQAVSAGILSGYADGTLRPNSGLTRAELAVMIARSLKLEDQKDKAANFTDQAKLPEWAKGAIGAVAAMGIMQGKEGGKFDFNAVATRAEVTTILLRILELDEN
- a CDS encoding DUF4367 domain-containing protein, with translation MTDMERNLRQHLQKESDDMLFSKMELSDSVKQKIRKQAAAEARGRRRFVLPKAWLAGAAALVAAVVIVAGLPMLQEPAAVPTPTDNSSEIVPPGNGGATGSELSQLITTPLGTAEAAKAAFGSSVLVPQVAPEGFKLAEIVGVGMKDQPLRDLNFTYGSGDKTVTFSASRMPAAFPTDLFTQTKVGGADGLIFEQAEFTELFWVVDGIQYGVSGPISGDEAMKVAESVEP
- a CDS encoding sigma-70 family RNA polymerase sigma factor, producing the protein MPAGSNNKGNFPKDPTQALEQLMESFGSTIMRTAYFYTGDRHFAEDISQEVFLRAYRNWNSFRGDSAVKTWLTTIAINVCRDKMGVRMFTEQPTDPSLMERGRIFNVEEEALKRLQKSEILRHMLRLPLPYQEALYLYYYLDLDTREIAKATSSPEGTVRNRLHRAREALAREMRKEETTDDGHGA
- a CDS encoding DDE-type integrase/transposase/recombinase; the protein is MTADKPNQKWVTDIIQYRVFDQKIYLYVIKDLFNTEIIAYHMSFNNENSLVLKTFEKVFNKLTPVEYRRQLVS
- a CDS encoding M56 family metallopeptidase, with amino-acid sequence MTYVQMYMQVFFDWVIRASLMASVLVVLIVMIKWMLRNKLQPKWQYLLWFPVVIRLVLPWAPESSYSVYNLLPMKQQLSNESLLGSLDDISNLYERKNQLKNNVDSPSEWTLKDPSDVIVHSSANVPEKQVLAKQSFVDRLSKITLRDILLFGWLLGVIILSIVTLIANINVYRRIKKQPSVTHPAVLQVFEQCKRQMSVKQPILLTVTDAVPSPAVYGFMKPRILLSSSLIRSMDADQFRYIFNHELAHIKRRDIAMNWLMHVLVILHWFNPIMWVVYARMRADQEVACDALALSYIHAEHKAAYGQTIINLLEHYAGARRYPSLVGLSGNYKHLKRRILMIKHFKKNSMRLSVLGLATLLTVCSFSLVNAQGNTQSNETVEVAKLSKPGGGQIQSLTVNTAEEATLVLQKYFNLTGFSLIKDERETATYVTADDSMRVWVGQNNKIIGINDMKAAKESNKSNEIQKEQWISIDQSKEKATQLAQQFLDVSVKEVQITTIEHSYANDSLILFEIRPSSAGNLTSDGRFLVTVDRSTGDITNINPFL
- a CDS encoding BlaI/MecI/CopY family transcriptional regulator, whose product is MTKLPQITDAEWEVMKILWARKECPSSEIVKQLTETMDWSPKTIRTLLNRLVQKEAVGINKDESRRAQMFYPLVSENEYLQSETKSFLQKLYGGAIKPMLANFLQEKKLTEQEINELKQLFDDNKNDDNKSKTGK